The following coding sequences are from one Rutidosis leptorrhynchoides isolate AG116_Rl617_1_P2 chromosome 11, CSIRO_AGI_Rlap_v1, whole genome shotgun sequence window:
- the LOC139875149 gene encoding F-box/FBD/LRR-repeat protein At1g13570-like encodes MTDNNAKRRFVTCTEMDRISNLAENLIDSILEKLPVVDAVRTHVMSKKWRYRWTSIRSLVLDKHFSEKFAKNGSFGHNGFIRITNYIFNYLKGPRLKLHLHIPYMFLDSFQEVNQWISSLSRDGVRELILTNSNQRYQLPYYLFHCLELRILELDNCIIKPPLEFQGFLYLEKLRLRNIEFGANLHGTIINLPQLKMLQLFKCTNVYNFKIKSTKLFQLLIRSCPDATLLHLLHSKCLSEFGIFIKKPIQGVERVNLASLLSNMPCVGYFVIDGYFLQFSIAENIPKWLPHPTNSLKLLYLRDFKFGDLYQLQGVLCILRNSPNLRRLDVYNQDLPNVYLDVKPTIAYLEASDCLDQTLNCLKIINIMDVERSRSLLLFIKLLLEHSPTLEKISIRPRATVDVQERYNFSKDVMRFPRASSKAELHYLDS; translated from the exons ATGACAGATAACAATGCTAAGAGGAGGTTTGTAACTTGTACTGAAATGGATAGAATCAGTAATTTGGCAGAGAATTTGATAGACTCGATTTTAGAGAAGCTACCTGTTGTAGATGCTGTGAGGACACATGTCATGTCAAAAAAATGGAGGTACAGATGGACCTCAATTAGGTCATTGGTTCTTGATAAACATTTCTCAGAAAAGTTTGCAAAAAATGGAAGTTTTGGTCATAATGGATTTATTAGGATCACAAACTATATCTTTAACTATCTCAAGGGTCCTCGCTTAAAGTTACATCTTCACATACCATACATGTTTCTTGATAGTTTCCAAGAAGTCAATCAATGGATTTCATCATTGTCAAGAGATGGTGTTAGAGAACTCATCCTTACAAATTCAAACCAACGTTATCAACTTCCATATTATTTATTTCATTGTCTAGAATTGAGAATCCTAGAACTTGACAACTGTATCATTAAGCCACCACTTGAGTTTCAAGGATTTCTATATCTCGAAAAACTTAGGCTTAGGAATATTGAATTTGGGGCTAACTTACATGGAACTATTATCAACTTACCACAGCTCAAGATGTTGCAATTGTTTAAATGCACCAATGTTTACAATTTCAAGATCAAGTCTACAAAGTTGTTTCAGTTATTGATCAGGAGTTGCCCCGATGCAACTTTGCTCCACTTGTTGCATAGTAAATGTCTTAGTGAGTTTGGTATATTTATCAAAAAACCTATTCAGGGAGTTGAGAGAGTTAATTTGGCAAGCTTGTTAAGTAATATGCCATGTGTTGGGTATTTTGTTATCGACGGGTATTTTCTCCAG TTTTCCATTGCGGAAAATATTCCCAAGTGGCTTCCACACCCAACCAATAGTTTAAAGCTTCTCTACTTACGAGACTTCAAATTTGGTGATTTGTACCAACTTCAAGGTGTTTTATGTATCCTTCGGAACTCACCTAACTTGAGACGACTTGATGTGTACAATCAG GATCTTCCAAACGTGTATTTGGATGTGAAACCAACAATAGCTTATTTGGAAGCTTCTGACTGTTTGGACCAGACATTGAACTGCttgaaaattataaatataatggaTGTAGAAAGATCAAGATCCTTGTTGCTATTTATAAAGCTTTTACTTGAACATTCTCCCACTCTTGAAAAAATATCAATCCGACCACGTGCAACTGTTGATGTTCAGGAAAGGTACAACTTCTCTAAGGATGTTATGCGGTTCCCACGAGCTTCCTCGAAAGCAGAGCTTCACTACTTGGATTCGTAA